One segment of Salvelinus alpinus chromosome 1, SLU_Salpinus.1, whole genome shotgun sequence DNA contains the following:
- the LOC139581748 gene encoding uncharacterized protein isoform X3 — MNGPKRTWQQVKIKYKNILQNAVKKNTHRQGTGGGSPKADLTPAEDMALELNKGRPVLEGIPGGKETSIGSSQDATRFIQVSGSTVFLLEPPAQAPDDADPGEGPSAAATAHDGDDDEEETISLDSRRHEDPDAIQWENQPGNISSQAIRQLYGNHLRRQIELADIDIQYKKKKMENLALESEIKKRTIRKLDLEIKKLERELQEDDTAQNKN; from the exons atgaacgggccaaaacggacatggcagcaggtcaaaatcaaatacaagaacattctgcagaatg cagtgaaaaagaatacccacagacaaggcacgggtggtgggtcaccaaaggctgaccttaccccagcagaggacatggccttggagctaaataaaggcaggcccgtcttagaggggatccctggggggaaagagacgagcataggttcctcccaagatgccacccgcttcattcaag tgtctggcagcactgtgttcctgttagagccaccagcacaagcaccagacgatgctgatcca ggtgaaggccccagtgcagcagcaacagcacatgatggagacgatgatgaggaggagaccatctctctcgattccagaaggcatgag gacccagatgctatacagtgggaaaaccagcctggcaacata agctcacaagctatcagacagttgtatggcaaccacctccggcgccaaatagaactggcagacatagacattcagtacaagaagaaaaagatggaaaatcttgcactggagtccgaaataaaaaagaggacaattaggaaactggaccttgaaataaaaaaacttgagagggag ctccaagaagatgacacagctcaaaataaaaattag
- the spns1 gene encoding protein spinster homolog 1: MSLADPTSDTTPFFSDDSEAEGSEEPGAGPSQRREEEEPASGVSSMRAVFTVIVLCFINLLNYMDRFTVAGVLPDIEQYFGINDGKSGLLQTVFICSYMFLAPVFGYLGDRYNRKIIMSVGIGFWSIVTLASSYTPKEYFWLLLLTRGLVGVGEASYSTIAPTIIADLYIKERRTQMLSVFYFAIPVGSGLGYIVGSKVDDLAGDWHWALRVTPALGLVAVVLLLFVVKEPKRGAIEARPEHTLQRTSWLGDMKALCRNPSFVLSTFGFTAVAFVTGSLALWAPAFLFRAAVFTEGRPPCVKGPCDTSDSLYFGIITVVSGILGVASGAEVSRRLRLRTPRADPLVCALGLLLSAPFLYLAIVFAQASPIATYVFIFLGETFLSMNWAIVADILLYVVVPTRRSTAEAFQIVLSHLLGDAGSPYLIGVVSDSLKQTDSYLWQFRSLQLSLLTCSFVAVGGGAFFLATALFIEKDRQRATNYAPSDDEPIVVPKSGRSTRVPVSSVLI, from the exons ATGTCTCTAGCCGACCCCACCTCGGACACCACGCCCTTCTTCTCTGATGACAGCGAGGCAGAGGGTTCAGAAGAGCCTGGTGCAGGGCCTAGCCAGCGCCGGGAAGAGGAAGAGCCAGCCAGCGGAGTGTCCAGCATGAGAGCTGTGTTCACCGTTATTGTCCTGTGTTTCATCAACCTGCTCAACTACATGGACAGGTTCACTGTGGCTG GTGTTCTGCCTGACATTGAGCAGTACTTTGGGATCAATGATGGGAAGTCAGGGCTGCTCCAAACAGTCTTCATCTGCAGCTACATGTTCCTGGCTCCTGTCTTTGGTTACCTGGGCGACAGGTACAACAGGAAGATAATCATGAGTGTGGGCATAGGCTTCTGGTCCATCGTGACACTCGCCAGCTCCTACACGCCCAAAGAA TATTTCTGGCTCCTGTTGTTGACGCGTGgcctggtgggggtcggggaggcCAGTTACTCCACTATCGCCCCAACCATCATCGCTGACCTGTACATCAAGGAGAGGAGGACGCAGATGCTCTCTGTCTTCTACTTCGCCATTCCAGTGGGCAG TGGTCTGGGCTACATCGTGGGGTCAAAGGTTGATGACTTGGCAGGGGACTGGCATTGGGCCCTGCGG gtgactCCTGCATTAGGACTGGTAGCGGTGGTGTTGCTGCTGTTCGTGGTGAAAGAGCCAAAGAGGGGTGCTATCGAGGCCCGACCGGAGCACACTCTCCAAAGGACCAGCTGGCTGGGTGACATGAAGGCTCTTTGCAGGAA ccCCAGTTTTGTGCTGTCTACGTTTGGCTTCACGGCAGTGGCCTTTGTGACTGGCTCCTTGGCACTCTGGGCACCGGCCTTCCTTTTCAGAGCTGCTGTCTTCACCGAAGGGAGGCCCCCCTGCGTTAAGGGGCCATGCGACACCTCCgacag CCTGTACTTTGGCATCATCACAGTTGTGTCGGGGATCCTGGGCGTGGCCAGTGGTGCAGAGGTCAGTAGGAGACTGAGGTTGAGGACGCCGAGGGCTGACCCCCTGGTGTGTGCTCTAGGACTCCTCCTCTCAGCTCCCTTCCTCTACCTCGCCATCGTCTTCGCTCAGGCCAGCCCCATCGCCACATAC GTGTTTATCTTCCTGGGAGAGACCTTCCTGTCTATGAACTGGGCCATCGTAGCTGACATCCTGCTG TACGTGGTTGTCCCCACGCGTCGCTCCACGGCTGAGGCCTTCCAGATCGTTCTCTCTCACCTGCTTGGAGATGCTGGGAGTCCTTATCTCATAGGCGTG gtGTCAGACTCTCTGAAGCAGACTGACTCGTACCTATGGCAGTTCCGCTCCCTGcagctctctctcctcacctgctCTTTTGTGGCAGTTGGGGGCGGGGCTTTCTTCCTGGCTACCGCCCTCTTCATCGAGAAGGACCGCCAACGTGCCACAAACTACGCACCCTCAG ATGATGAACCAATTGTTGTACCCAAGAGCGGCAGGTCCACGAGGGTGCCAGTGTCCAGTGTTTTGATTTGA
- the LOC139581748 gene encoding uncharacterized protein isoform X2, which yields MNGPKRTWQQVKIKYKNILQNAVKKNTHRQGTGGGSPKADLTPAEDMALELNKGRPVLEGIPGGKETSIGSSQDATRFIQVSGSTVFLLEPPAQAPDDADPGEGPSAAATAHDGDDDEEETISLDSRRHEDPDAIQWENQPGNISSQAIRQLYGNHLRRQIELADIDIQYKKKKMENLALESEIKKRTIRKLDLEIKKLEREVRYAFNVHCMLTVTQMY from the exons atgaacgggccaaaacggacatggcagcaggtcaaaatcaaatacaagaacattctgcagaatg cagtgaaaaagaatacccacagacaaggcacgggtggtgggtcaccaaaggctgaccttaccccagcagaggacatggccttggagctaaataaaggcaggcccgtcttagaggggatccctggggggaaagagacgagcataggttcctcccaagatgccacccgcttcattcaag tgtctggcagcactgtgttcctgttagagccaccagcacaagcaccagacgatgctgatcca ggtgaaggccccagtgcagcagcaacagcacatgatggagacgatgatgaggaggagaccatctctctcgattccagaaggcatgag gacccagatgctatacagtgggaaaaccagcctggcaacata agctcacaagctatcagacagttgtatggcaaccacctccggcgccaaatagaactggcagacatagacattcagtacaagaagaaaaagatggaaaatcttgcactggagtccgaaataaaaaagaggacaattaggaaactggaccttgaaataaaaaaacttgagagggaggtgagatatgccttcaatgtacactgtatgctaactgtaacacaaatgtattaa
- the LOC139581748 gene encoding putative nuclease HARBI1 isoform X1 — MKAQNCVFLSALTMACPFVRDVVDEEALVLRRAFRRERVFRDRLDPLAFPDDHLYERYRFSADGIRYLCRLLGPRIKHRTARSHALSVEQMVCVALRFFASGAFLYSVGDAEQLNKATICRTIRSVCLAIKALADVFISFPGHRRLCDIKEEFYRIAGFPNVIGAVDCTHIRIKAPSGAHEADFVNRKSFHSINVQMVCNADCVISNVVAKWPGSVHDSRIFRASEIYQCLSQGEFSGVLLGDRGYGCQPFLLTPFTDPQEAQQAYNHAHARTRARVEMTFGLLKARFHCLHKLRVSPVRACDITVACAVLHNVACLRKERAPRVPPAMDWDNPAIFPDDDSGRLLRDQYVLNYFS, encoded by the exons atgaaggcccaaaattgtgtgttcctttctgctctgacaatggcatgcccattcgtgcgagatgtggtggatgaagaagcacttgtgctgaggagagccttcaggcgagaaagggtcttcagggaccggttggacccactggccttccctgatgaccatctatatgaaagatacaggttttctgcagatggcatcaggtatctatgcagactactgggtcccaggattaagcaccgcactgcacggagccatgcactgagtgtggagcaaatggtttgtgtggccttgcgcttttttgctagtggagccttcctgtactcagtgggggatgcagaacagctgaacaaggccacaatttgccgcacaataaggagtgtgtgtctggctatcaaagcattagcagatgtcttcatctccttccctggccacagaagactctgtgacatcaaagaggagttctataggattgcag gtttccccaatgtcattggtgcagtggactgcacacacataaggataaaagccccctcaggtgcccatgaggccgattttgtgaataggaaatcctttcacagcattaatgttcag atggtctgcaatgctgactgtgtgatcagcaatgttgtggcaaaatggcctggctcagtccatgactccagaatctttcgggcctctgaaatctatcagtgcctatcacaag gtgaattctctggtgtgttgctgggagacagggggtatggctgccagccttttctcctgacacctttcacagacccccaggaagcacagcaggcctacaaccatgcccatgccaggaccagggccagagttgaaatgacctttggcctcctgaaggcacgctttcactgccttcacaaattaagggtcagccctgttagggcatgtgatattactgtggcttgtgctgtcctccacaatgtggcctgcctgaggaaggagagggcccccagagtgccaccagccatggactgggacaatccggcaatcttccctgatgacgacagtggtcggctgctgagggaccaatatgtgttgaattattttagttag